In Lepidochelys kempii isolate rLepKem1 chromosome 10, rLepKem1.hap2, whole genome shotgun sequence, a single window of DNA contains:
- the SMIM10L3 gene encoding salivary gland specific protein SAGSIN1, with translation MAAALSALAARLSQSAAARSYGVFCKGLTRTLLIFFDLAWKLRINFPYLYIVASMMLNVRLQVHIEIH, from the coding sequence ATGGCGGCGGCTCTGTCCGCCCTGGCTGCGAGGCTCTCGCAGTCGGCCGCCGCCAGGTCCTACGGGGTCTTCTGCAAGGGGCTGACCAGGaccctcctcatcttcttcgacTTGGCCTGGAAGCTGCGGATCAACTTCCCCTATCTCTACATCGTGGCCTCCATGATGCTCAACGTCAGGCTGCAg